A genome region from Blautia coccoides includes the following:
- a CDS encoding response regulator transcription factor → MADDRLKRKRILLVDDEPELLHMVLSILQEEGYLQIKTAKNAAEALTACREWCPELGIFDVMLPDGDGFSLFQKVRKFSDFPILFLTARGEDEDKFTGLGLGADDYVVKPFLPRELILRIHVILKRCYKNESNLVYLKSCTLDFDRAEVIRDKEHIALTAKEFDLLQVLSRNAGRIVTIDMLCEAVWGDNPFGYENSLMAHIRRIREKIEENPSKPESLLTVKGLGYKLLMEDGR, encoded by the coding sequence ATGGCAGATGACCGTTTGAAAAGAAAAAGGATTCTTCTCGTAGATGATGAACCGGAGCTGCTTCATATGGTTCTCTCTATTTTACAGGAAGAGGGCTATTTGCAGATAAAGACAGCAAAAAATGCAGCGGAGGCACTGACAGCCTGTCGTGAATGGTGTCCCGAGCTTGGTATTTTCGATGTTATGCTGCCCGATGGAGACGGCTTTTCCCTGTTTCAAAAGGTACGGAAATTTTCTGACTTTCCTATCCTTTTTCTGACCGCGCGGGGAGAAGATGAGGATAAATTTACAGGACTTGGCCTGGGTGCTGATGATTATGTGGTAAAACCGTTTCTACCCAGAGAATTGATCCTGCGGATTCATGTGATATTAAAACGATGCTATAAAAACGAGTCAAACCTTGTGTATTTAAAGAGCTGTACCCTGGACTTTGACCGAGCGGAAGTTATTCGGGACAAAGAACATATTGCCCTGACCGCCAAGGAATTTGATCTGCTGCAGGTACTCAGCAGGAATGCGGGAAGGATCGTGACAATTGATATGCTCTGTGAGGCTGTGTGGGGAGACAATCCTTTTGGATATGAAAATTCCCTTATGGCCCATATCCGGAGGATACGGGAAAAAATCGAGGAGAATCCATCCAAACCGGAATCTCTTTTGACGGTTAAAGGACTTGGATATAAATTGCTCATGGAGGATGGACGATGA
- a CDS encoding sensor histidine kinase, with amino-acid sequence MKSILKLIKRFIVTMLFTLVLLFFLNLFLFLLVSYRQAANHGAWSSADTVASALTQNRDGTYQLSAQGEDVLSRTDAWAILVDNETGYILWNSSNLPEGIPTQYSAASIAMAVRGYINDYPVTSSGYGDDLILLGFPKNSYWKLMSNTFDLDFIKNMPKTILLFLGCNLFFIFFVYMIVTSGVLRSVRPVIQGIESLPSDRNVYVKEKGLLSDLAISINKAAEKLRNQDYQLRKKETARANWIAGVSHDIRTPLSMVMGYASQIEENRNLPERERNKAQIIRQQSLRMKNLVNDLNLASKLEYNVQPLHLDTVNLVSLVRQTAVDFLNLDLEGKYPIQWIAGEELQSCYVKADKGLLRRAVSNLITNSQVHNPDGCTLSVSVGRAGKNCRITVWDNGVGVTDEELERIQKAPHYMVCDRETGNQRHGLGLMLVRQIAEVHGGGMEVSRRENGGFQVVIWVPGMVPVTDGKPAAP; translated from the coding sequence ATGAAGAGTATTCTAAAACTGATCAAACGGTTTATTGTCACTATGCTGTTTACTCTCGTTCTGCTGTTTTTTCTGAATCTCTTTCTTTTCCTTCTTGTCTCTTACAGGCAGGCTGCCAACCACGGGGCATGGTCCTCCGCGGATACTGTGGCATCTGCTCTTACTCAGAACCGAGATGGAACGTATCAGCTCTCCGCACAGGGAGAGGATGTTCTTTCCAGGACAGATGCCTGGGCTATCTTAGTGGATAATGAGACAGGTTATATTCTCTGGAACAGCAGCAATCTTCCTGAGGGGATACCCACGCAATACTCTGCTGCCAGCATTGCTATGGCAGTCAGAGGGTATATCAATGACTATCCTGTCACGTCCAGCGGATATGGTGATGATTTGATCCTGCTTGGGTTTCCGAAAAATTCTTATTGGAAATTAATGTCCAATACATTTGATCTTGACTTCATCAAAAACATGCCTAAAACAATACTTTTGTTCTTGGGATGTAACCTGTTCTTCATATTTTTTGTATATATGATCGTCACGTCAGGCGTTCTGCGCTCTGTAAGACCGGTCATCCAGGGAATTGAGTCGCTTCCGTCGGACAGGAATGTTTATGTAAAGGAAAAAGGTTTGCTTTCGGATTTGGCAATTTCCATTAATAAAGCTGCGGAAAAACTGCGGAATCAGGATTATCAGCTCCGAAAAAAAGAGACTGCCCGGGCAAACTGGATCGCCGGGGTGTCACATGATATCAGGACCCCCCTTTCTATGGTTATGGGATACGCAAGCCAGATTGAGGAGAACAGGAACCTGCCGGAAAGAGAACGGAATAAGGCACAGATCATTAGGCAGCAGAGTCTGCGGATGAAAAATCTGGTCAACGATCTGAATCTGGCGTCAAAGCTTGAGTATAATGTGCAGCCACTTCATTTGGACACTGTAAATTTAGTTTCTCTTGTCCGGCAGACAGCAGTGGACTTCCTGAATCTAGATCTGGAGGGGAAATATCCGATCCAATGGATCGCAGGGGAGGAGCTGCAGAGTTGTTATGTAAAGGCGGATAAGGGGCTGCTGAGACGGGCGGTATCCAATTTGATCACAAACAGCCAGGTGCACAATCCGGATGGCTGTACCTTGTCTGTCTCCGTGGGGAGAGCCGGGAAAAACTGCAGGATCACGGTTTGGGATAATGGTGTCGGAGTTACGGATGAAGAGCTTGAAAGGATTCAGAAGGCCCCTCATTATATGGTATGTGACCGGGAGACAGGCAATCAGAGACATGGACTTGGGCTGATGCTGGTGAGACAGATCGCGGAGGTACACGGCGGAGGCATGGAGGTTTCGCGCAGAGAAAACGGAGGCTTCCAGGTTGTTATCTGGGTGCCGGGAATGGTTCCGGTCACGGACGGGAAACCGGCTGCTCCTTGA
- a CDS encoding YoaK family protein, producing the protein MKTEVKKGKCQSRQMSESMPLAIFLTLAGGFQDAYSYNCRGKVFANAQTGNIVLLGQNLAQGQWKTALHYLVPLCAFFLGVYITERVHHRFRENEKIHWRQVILLIEAFLLVLTGLLPQSLNISANALMSFACAMQVNSFRKFHGLPCATTMCIGNIRSATEMLCRYHITKDKILKQKSLHYYFVILIFAVGATAGALITAHLGDPSIWIAALLLLAGFILMFIKEQPVSRP; encoded by the coding sequence ATGAAAACAGAAGTAAAAAAAGGCAAATGTCAGAGCAGGCAAATGTCAGAGTCCATGCCCCTTGCCATATTTCTAACCCTGGCCGGTGGTTTTCAGGACGCCTATTCCTATAACTGCCGCGGCAAAGTTTTTGCCAATGCCCAGACCGGCAATATCGTTCTCCTGGGACAGAACCTGGCCCAGGGTCAATGGAAGACAGCGCTTCACTACCTGGTTCCCCTTTGCGCGTTCTTTCTAGGGGTTTATATTACAGAGCGGGTGCACCATCGTTTCAGAGAAAACGAAAAGATACACTGGAGACAGGTTATCCTGCTGATAGAAGCCTTTCTATTGGTCTTGACAGGCCTTCTGCCCCAATCTCTGAACATAAGTGCCAATGCCCTCATGTCCTTTGCCTGTGCCATGCAGGTCAACAGCTTCCGGAAATTCCATGGTCTGCCCTGTGCAACGACCATGTGTATCGGCAACATACGAAGCGCCACCGAGATGCTGTGCAGATATCATATAACAAAAGACAAAATATTAAAGCAGAAGAGTTTGCACTATTATTTTGTTATCCTGATCTTTGCCGTGGGCGCCACTGCCGGAGCCTTGATCACTGCTCACCTGGGTGATCCCTCCATCTGGATAGCTGCCCTTCTTCTTCTGGCAGGATTTATCCTCATGTTTATCAAGGAGCAGCCGGTTTCCCGTCCGTGA
- a CDS encoding LysR family transcriptional regulator, translating into MNITYDYYKIFYYVAKYHSFTKAASVLMNNQPNITRSMNNLEHELGCRLLLRSNRGVKLTPEGEKLFRHVALAVEQIQAGEAELRTAQSLQNGQVSIGASETALHGLLLHKLGEFHREYPGVRIRISNQTTPKAIHALKSGSVDFAVITNPSGISRPLKEIPLKNFREILVGGPQFSGLSEKTWHLEELNQFSFVCMDKKSRSYELYRDFFLEHGLTLEPDLEAATMDQVLMIVKNGLGIGFLPEEFAKDALEKNEIFRIPLYVEPPKRSICLIQDMERPLSVAAKKLMELLC; encoded by the coding sequence ATGAACATAACATATGATTATTACAAAATTTTTTATTATGTGGCAAAATACCACAGTTTTACAAAGGCTGCTTCTGTATTAATGAATAATCAGCCCAATATTACCAGGTCTATGAATAATCTGGAGCACGAATTGGGGTGCAGACTTTTACTGCGTTCCAACAGAGGAGTGAAACTTACCCCTGAGGGAGAAAAGCTTTTCAGACATGTAGCCTTGGCTGTAGAACAGATCCAGGCGGGAGAGGCGGAATTGCGGACAGCGCAGTCCCTGCAAAACGGACAGGTTTCCATCGGGGCCAGTGAAACGGCACTGCATGGGCTGCTTCTTCATAAACTGGGGGAGTTTCACAGGGAATACCCAGGGGTAAGAATACGGATTTCTAATCAGACCACACCCAAGGCCATACATGCTTTGAAAAGCGGGTCCGTAGATTTTGCTGTCATCACAAATCCCTCCGGCATCAGCAGGCCATTAAAAGAGATACCACTAAAAAATTTCAGGGAAATCCTTGTGGGCGGACCTCAGTTTTCCGGGCTTTCAGAAAAGACATGGCATCTGGAGGAATTAAATCAGTTTTCTTTTGTATGTATGGATAAAAAATCAAGAAGTTATGAATTGTACAGAGACTTTTTCCTGGAACATGGACTGACCCTGGAACCGGATCTGGAGGCAGCTACCATGGATCAGGTACTGATGATAGTGAAAAATGGGCTCGGAATTGGATTTCTCCCTGAGGAATTTGCCAAAGATGCTTTGGAGAAAAATGAAATTTTCCGGATTCCACTGTATGTAGAGCCGCCGAAACGCTCCATATGCCTGATCCAGGATATGGAGCGTCCGCTCAGTGTTGCCGCTAAAAAATTAATGGAACTCTTATGTTAA
- a CDS encoding aminomethyltransferase family protein yields MSEAVKNQFLDVEPYYPEVYKYGNIMAKYITWEGDPWYEVGQSYFSSSYIHAGLSGLEETFKGPDAAKLLSDCSINNVFKWKPGKCKHLVALTPDGLVANHALFFKDSEESFRTTAGCSVPYITALQSGNYQCEYITRNVFIFQLSGPLSLTILEKTAGKNLRDIQFLDFCPIKFPGIEEELEICRIGMSGTLAYEIHGPAENGPAVYDYIYQIGKPMGMKRMGWKDYTVNHTFGGFAQMTVNFEISLYQYPEFCASAPFQMECRGSVDPKDLRARFRTPVECDWAWMAEFDHEFTGREALEKEIADPKRRLVTLEFLADDLADVYRSQFTDEPYKYMDMPCADPQPAGGHQDYVTDHQGNVIGISADPTYSSHFHTMISHAIIDVNEIEEGKEVLVQWGDYGKKIKNLRAVITKFPYIHGVMDNRDYDLSTVPSGND; encoded by the coding sequence ATGAGCGAGGCAGTAAAAAATCAGTTTCTTGATGTGGAGCCCTATTATCCGGAAGTGTATAAGTATGGGAACATCATGGCAAAATACATTACATGGGAAGGAGATCCGTGGTATGAGGTGGGACAGAGTTATTTCAGCAGTTCCTACATTCATGCAGGGCTTTCCGGCCTGGAGGAAACTTTTAAAGGCCCTGATGCCGCAAAACTTCTCTCAGACTGCAGCATCAACAATGTATTTAAATGGAAACCGGGAAAATGTAAGCATTTAGTTGCGCTGACACCGGATGGATTAGTGGCAAACCATGCACTTTTCTTTAAAGACAGCGAAGAAAGCTTCCGAACAACAGCAGGATGTTCTGTACCTTACATTACAGCACTTCAGAGCGGAAATTATCAATGTGAGTACATTACAAGGAACGTGTTCATTTTCCAGCTTTCCGGTCCCTTATCCTTAACTATTTTGGAAAAGACTGCCGGGAAAAACCTGCGGGACATACAATTTCTTGATTTTTGTCCAATTAAATTTCCGGGGATAGAAGAGGAACTGGAAATCTGCCGTATCGGTATGAGCGGCACACTTGCTTATGAGATACACGGTCCGGCAGAGAATGGTCCTGCTGTTTATGACTATATCTATCAGATCGGAAAACCAATGGGCATGAAAAGAATGGGATGGAAAGATTATACCGTAAACCATACATTCGGCGGATTTGCACAAATGACAGTGAACTTTGAAATTTCTCTGTATCAGTATCCGGAATTCTGTGCATCTGCACCGTTTCAGATGGAGTGCAGGGGAAGTGTAGATCCAAAAGACCTCCGTGCCAGGTTCCGTACACCGGTAGAATGTGATTGGGCATGGATGGCAGAATTTGATCATGAATTTACGGGCAGAGAAGCACTGGAAAAAGAGATCGCAGATCCAAAGAGACGATTAGTGACTTTGGAGTTTCTTGCGGATGATCTGGCAGATGTGTATCGTTCACAATTTACGGATGAACCATATAAATACATGGATATGCCCTGCGCAGACCCGCAGCCGGCCGGCGGTCATCAGGATTATGTAACGGACCACCAGGGGAATGTGATCGGCATTTCCGCAGACCCGACTTACAGTTCCCATTTCCACACAATGATTTCCCACGCCATAATAGATGTGAATGAGATTGAAGAGGGAAAAGAAGTATTGGTCCAGTGGGGGGATTATGGAAAGAAAATCAAAAATCTCAGAGCAGTCATAACAAAATTTCCTTATATTCATGGTGTTATGGATAATCGTGATTATGATCTGAGTACAGTCCCTTCAGGAAATGATTAA